The sequence below is a genomic window from Cucumis melo cultivar AY chromosome 5, USDA_Cmelo_AY_1.0, whole genome shotgun sequence.
TCATTCCTCTCCCTCCAAATGTTCCAAATAACAGCACACACTTCGAAAAGCCATAAAAAAACCCCTTTCTATCTGAAAAAAAAAGGTGATTAAGGTCTTCTTCCGCCTTCCGACAGAGCAAGCAACAAACAGGCCCAACAAGTGAAGTCCTCTTAACAAGTCTGTCAACAGTGTTACCCAGTCAAACAAAACTTGCTAGataaaaaacctttctttggaACTGTAGTCCTTCAGACCACGTTGAAAATAAACTCCTTGGGTGGGGAGGGATCCAACAACAAACTAAACAAAGATTTACACATATATCCCTGACTCGGGTTAGGACTCCAAACTCGAGCATCCCTCCTTCCCTCCCTAAAGTTAGATCCCTCAACCAAAGGAAGAAGGGAGGCGACCTTCATCATTTCCCCATTCGTCAAACCCAATCAAAATATCCGACGTCATGCAGTTTTTGGAGGAGGATAAATGATAAAGATGTGGAAATAAAGAGCAAAGGGAACTCTCCCCCACCCAATGATCCTCCCAAAAATACATATCCTTACCATCCCTCACAAAGCAACAAGTAAACTGAGAGAAGGCAGGAACTCAAAAGAGATATCCTTCCAAGGATTGCAATGTGTGCCTTTAACCTCTTTCTCCGTCCATTCAAAAGGATGGGTACCATGCTTACTCACGATAATAGAATAATTATGATAGACCCCCTATCATACACCAATATAGtagaagaggaaagaaagagaagaatagCTGAGGGGTAAATGAGTCTTTTAGTATGTTTTAGTGAGGGTAAATGAATCTTTTAGTATGTTTTAGTGAGGGTAAATGAATCTTTAGTATGCTTTTAGTTCGAGTAAGGGTAAATAGGTCATTCGTACTGCTAGTATAAATAATGTTTGAGTTGGGAGGGAAAGTCCGTTATGATCTGTAGCTTTTCTGTTTTGACCTTGCAAGATAGGTTAGCAGAGAGAGTACTGTTTGTGATCGAATTGATGTAATTCAATTCGATTCTATCATTCCTAAATTCTTGTAATTAGTTTCCACTTACATCAATAAACTACATTACTTGAATATACGTTCGGGTCCCATCATATTATCATACTTTTGTAGCTTTACCTCTCTTTTCCAATTGGAAAGGTCTTTTGTAACTACTCTTGGGGTTCTTCCCCTTATTTTGTAATTTCATACCATCAATGAAATTGTTTTCTTCCAAAAGAAAGATTATCATTCTATTGTGTAGGTCATATTTGGTTGCTGCATAGTTCTGTGTCACTTGTCTTACTTAAATTGCATGTTCTGGTTAGTTGAACTCGTGTTGGTAGTTGGTTAATAGCTATCTGTCTTGTGTCTGCTCTCGTAGTGTAATGTTAGTTTTTTTGCTTACagcatagtaattgaatttTTACATGGATTGCACCCATGAATGTTGTGTTTGCTCTTATTTTCTTGTTCGTTACCCTTTCCAGGACCAGCTCAGAACTTCTTCTCAATCCTGTAAGTTCAAATGAACATTCCACCTTGACAATTTAGCTGGTTTATCATTTTGTGCTTTTTATTTtctggggggggggggggggggggggggtggaaGGGGGAACATCAAGCACTTATTTTCTTCGATTTGCAGATTAGAATCCATTGGAACACATTTTATCTACTGTGGCATGTTAGCGCCTATGCATAATTTTCTAGtgatccttttttttcttccctctttttattttcttcaattgGAAAATCATGTTCATGCAAAAAGAGCTTCCTTGGGCGTTAGGAGTAGTTGGGGAATGatttttatatatgtatttaaGGACACATGTGATCTTGCTACGTTATATTGTTCTTGCAGATCTTAATATGTAGAAATGAGTCAGAGAAGTGTTTGATTGAGACATCTATAAACTCTCTCCGCATCAGTCTCAAGGTAATTTTATTCCCTTTGTTCTAGTTTGATGCATTAGAGGCATATGTTCCATAAATTCTTTTCTGTCCATTCCTTTGATCTACTTACCTGATGAAACACCGCCGAATGTTTATCAGCAACTTgttcaaaataattttatttgaattttttcttgTGCTCAGGTTAAGCAGACAGACGAACTAGAGAATATCCTAACTAAAAAGTTCCTTCGATTTCTGTCAATGAGGGCAGAAGCTTTCCAGGTGTTGAGAAGAAAACCTGTACAGGTACCGCAATAATGTCTAATCATGACGTTAGCTTTGTGCTTTAGTTCAAGATGATATATTACAGCGACTGTGAACTATTCTTCTAAACACATAAGTTACTTTCAACAATTGGAGATTATTTAATCACTTGAAAATACTTGGAACTATACTACTAGGATGATTGTGTCTTCTGAATCCTCAAGTTTCCACGAAGTCATATTTTATTTCTCTTATTGCCAGAGTGATCAGTAAAAAAACTGAATCTATGGGCTATAATATTGAGATGCTATTTAGCGACAACTGTTTGTGTCTGCATAGCTAGTTGCCTTGGTTTTGGGATGACCTAAAAATAatctgatatatatatatatatatcttaaccGGCAATATATTATTCAAATGCAAGAAATTGAAAACTTTAACTAAGAAATggtgttaaaaaaaataatgttgtATGTGAAAATGCTGTGTCCAAATATATGTTGTGGTATTAAACCTTTATAACCATGCCATGGCTTGTCTTGAACAGTCAACGATTCTGGATTAATTATCTCCTGttttttcctctcttctcttccatataactaaaaataattattataagcaaTAAGCCTCTAATATTAATCCATCCTGGTCAATTGTTTTTCTATAAAGAAACTATGTTTTCTTTTCCCATATGAACTACTTCCTCCGTAATTGTTTATATTCTTTACCTGTATTCTAGATGATATTCCAGATTTGCGATTTTGTTTGCAAAATGTATGTAGTGTTCTTCAGAATTCATCTCTTATTTCTTTTTGGCTTCATTTTACAGGGATACGACATTAGCTTTCTCATAACGAACTATCATTGTGAGGACATGCAGAAGCAAAAACTCATTGATTTTATTGTACAGTTTATGGAGGCAAGATAACACCACCTCAATAAATTTGTAGTTATTTACTTGATTTCATTCTCTTCTGCTTAATAGTATctctttgattttcttttctcatcaaaTGAATTTTCTGTATgcattaaaatattattaagcCCATCAATGAACATACACTATTTCAAAAACTTTCTTGAACTTGTCTTGGAGTTCATAATTGTATATTTCTTTTACGTAAAAATCCTTCTGTCAATTGACTTTCACAACTTCAAACTGTTCTGCACAAATTTAAGAGCTAACGTTTCCAATTCCCTTTTTTGGAATTGTTTATATAATGATTGAGGAGAAATTTATCGAATCGGGAGCTTGTTGAATAATCCTTTTATTTCCCCTCATTTGTGTAGGATATTGATAAAGAGATTAGTGAACTTAAAATGTCCGTCAACACTCGAGGAAGGCTTGTAGCAACCGAGTTTCTAAAGCAATTCATATGATGTCTCTTTCTCCATCTAAGGTAAACTCCCCTTTCCCCAAATTTTTCTTCGAGATTATTCTATTGC
It includes:
- the LOC103496896 gene encoding actin-related protein 2/3 complex subunit 4 isoform X2; amino-acid sequence: MTSYVCNFPCQEVERHNKPEVELKTSSELLLNPILICRNESEKCLIETSINSLRISLKVKQTDELENILTKKFLRFLSMRAEAFQVLRRKPVQGYDISFLITNYHCEDMQKQKLIDFIVQFMEDIDKEISELKMSVNTRGRLVATEFLKQFI
- the LOC103496896 gene encoding actin-related protein 2/3 complex subunit 4 isoform X1, which gives rise to MATSLRLYLTCIRNTLEAAMCLQNFPCQEVERHNKPEVELKTSSELLLNPILICRNESEKCLIETSINSLRISLKVKQTDELENILTKKFLRFLSMRAEAFQVLRRKPVQGYDISFLITNYHCEDMQKQKLIDFIVQFMEDIDKEISELKMSVNTRGRLVATEFLKQFI